GACTCCAAGGCGCACCGAAGGAAGCGGTACAGTGGGTACCGCGACTGAGGAGCAACGCGGGAGGCGCTCCGTACGCGCGGCAATTAAATGTCGTAGCGCCAGGATTTGTCGGTGATGACGCGCGCCATCGCCAGGCCGATGGGCAGGCAGACGATCACCATGAAGGCGCGGAAGGCCCAGTCGAGGGCGAGTTGGGTGTCGAATTGGCCGAGGTGGAACATGGCCTGGTACATATACATGCCGGGCACCATGATGACGATGGAGGGCACGGTCAGGCAGATGCGCGGGTAGCCGAGATGCGGCGGAAGCCAGCCGCGGCGCACGGAGGATCGCCATGCGGAGGCGAGAAGGCCGGCCAATAGCGCGCCGAGGAAGGCGCCTCCTTCGGCGGGCATGCCCATATCGACGATTTCCAGCCGGAAGGTGTCGGTGATGGCGCCGATGAACGCGGCGACGAAGCACATGCGCTGCGGGGAGTTGAACAGTACAGAGAATCCCCACACGCCGACGAACGCGGCGACGAACCGCAGCAGGCAGTTCACCGCGGGGTCGAGGCCGAGCGGCTCGAATCCTTCCGGATTGAGGTGCACGATCAGAGCCACGGCCCAGCCGGCGAGCGTGGCCATCAGGATGATGCACAGCACATAGCAGATGCGCTGTATGCCAGAGGGGAAGTCGATTTTGGCCATGTCGAGTCCGCCGGTGATCAGCGGAAAGCCGGGGATGACGAACAGCATGGCGCCGATGTAGGCGGTGTCGTGTTCGAGCGCGACCGGGTCGACGAACCAGCCGATGGCGCGCAATACGCCGGTGCAGGCGAGCGCCGCCACGGCCACGCACACGAAGGTGACGAAGAATTGGTTGAGATGGTGGGCGAAGAGTCGGCGGCGCAGCCATTGGCCGAGTCCCGCGCCGATGAACGCGCCAACCATGTCGTAGATGCCGCCGCCGAGCAGGAACACGAAGGCCGCGCAGGCGAGCGCGGAGGCGAGTCCGGAGAACCAGGGCGCGTAGAGCGGCTTGCGTCGTTCGATGAGGTCGAGTCGTTCGTGCGCCTGCCTCACGGTGATGCCGTGGCTTGCGCTCGTTTCGTCATGCGGGGACGAGACGTAGTCGAAATGTTCGGCGTATTCGCCTTTGGGGGGCTTGTGTCCGTGTTTGGTGGATTCCGCGGCGGCGTCGGCGGCCTCTTTGGCGAGGCGCTCCGCTTGGGCCCGTTTGGCTTCGCGGTCCTTTTCCACGGCCCGCATGATGGATTGGCGCGCGTCGGGGGAGTCGAGGTGTTCGACGAGTTCTTCGGAGATGTCCGGCTTGGCGTGGTACATGGAGCCGGTGCCGAGGTTCACGTTGAACCAGTCGGCGAAATGCTCGAGCAGCCAGATGCGTTCGGTGTTGACGCCGGTGGTGGGCAGGTCCACGACTTCGGTGATGCGGTCGCGTCCGTCGGTGCAGGCGGCCTCGATGTCGGTGAGGTTCACGTCGGCGCGCACGTGCACGCCCAGCGGGTAGGCGATGCGGTGCATCATCTCGCGCACGCGGAAGCTGCCGGTGCCGGCGCTCAGGTCGAGCATGCCGACGCGCACGATCACGCTGGCTTTGGCTGCGATGCCGGCTTCGGTGACGGGTTTGTCCCAGTCGCGTTCGATATCCTCCATATCCAGGGGGATGGAGTGCGTGTGGAATTTGCGCACGGCGGAGGCGCCGGTCGCGCCCGGTTCCGCTTGATGCGCATGCTGATGTTCATGCCCGTTCGTCACACTTCTAGGTGTACCGCACGCCCTGCCCGACGGTCATGCCGAGCATTCGTTTCTCCCGTCATGCTGAGCGTAGTCGAAGCATCTCATCCCCATGCTATGCACGGTGGGATCCTTCGACTCCGCTACGCTCCGCTCAGGATGACGCGGAAGGAAGAAAAGTGCACATTGTGGACTTCGTAACCTAAATGGCGATTATGCGGGCCTACAATGTTCCGCACATAGCAACCACGCTGAATCGAAGGCTGTGGGCTCGCAACGGGCGGCCTCAACAACCGTGGAGGAGCCACGGACGACCGCCAGACCGAGCAACCGGAGGTTCGGCAAAGGAGAGTATATGTCACAATCACAAGAACAATCCGCGCTCACCGAGGCGTCGGCCGCGACGCCCCACGATGAGCAGCAGCTTCCCGAATCCCTCGGCAACGATATGGAGCTGTGCCTGAGCATCCTTCGCGAGGTGCTCGGCGAATACGATCCGCAGCTGCTCGCCACCTTCGATCAGGTGCGCGAATACGCCGTTGAGGCCAGCGCCGAACATTTCGGCGGCATGACCGATCCGCACCCGGATGAGGACGGCCTGGCCAAGGCGGTCGAGGTCATCGACAATATGAACCTGCACGACGCCCAGCTGTTGGCGCGCGCGTTCGCCACCTACTTCCATCTGGCCAACCTGAGCGAGGAGAACTACCGCGTCTCCGTGCTGCACCAGCGCGAGGCCGAGGTCAACGACAGCCAGGCGGTCGATCCGGTCAACGAGATGACCCTCGCCTACCATCAGCTGATCGGCGAGCTCGGCCCGGCGAAGGCCAAGGAGCTGCTGGACAATCTGGAGTTCCATCCGGTGTTCACCGCCCACCCCACCGAGGCGCGACGCAAGGCCGTGGAGGGCAAGATCCGCCGCATCGCCCAGCTGCTCGAGGTGCACAAGCTGCTCGGCGGCTCCGATAAGAAGGAGAACTACCGCCGCCTGTTCAACGAGATCGACGCGCTGTTCCGCACCTCGCCGATCGCGCTGAAGAAGCCGACGCCCGTCGAGGAGGCCGACACCATCCTCGACATCTTCGACAACACGCTGTTCCACACGATTCCGCAGGTCTACCGCCGTTTCGACGACTGGATGCTGGGCGACAAGGCCGGCCTCGTGCCGCCCGCATGCCCCGCGTTCTTCCGCCCCGGCAGCTGGATCGGCTCCGACCGCGACGGCAACCCGAACGTCACCGCCAAGGTGAGCCGCCAGGTGGCCCGCAAGTTCTCCGACCACGTGATCGGCGCGCTTGAGGAGGCCACGCGCACCGTCGGCAAGAACCTCACCATGGAGTCCGAGACCACGCCGGCCAGCCAGGAGCTCAAGAACCTGTGGAGCCGCCAGCGCGAGATGAGCGAACGCCTGACCTCGCGCGCGTCGGTGATCTCCACCAAGGAGACGCACCGCGCGGTGATGCTGGTGATGGCCGACCGCCTGCACTACACCATCGAACGCGACGCGGACCTCATGTACCACTCCTGCGACGAGTTCCTCTCCGATCTGCGCGTCGTGCAGCGTTCGCTGGCCGAGGCCAACGCGAAGCGCTCCGCCTACGGCCCGCTGCAGGACCTCATCTGGCAGGCTGAGACCTTCGGCTTCCACATGGTGGAGATGGAGTTCCGCCAGCATTCCGTGGTGCACGCCCGCGCGCTCGACGACATCCGCGAGCACGGCCTGCACGGCGAACGCGGCGAACTGCAGCCGATGACGCACGAGGTGCTCGACACCTTCCGCGCGCTGGGCGCGATCCAGAAGCGCAACGGCATGAAGGCCGCGCGCCGCTACATCATCTCGTTCACCAAAAGCGCGCAGAATGTGCGCGACGTGTACGAGCTCAACCGTCTCGCCTTCGCGAACCCGCAGGATGTGCCGACCCTTGACGTGATCCCGCTGTTCGAGCAGCTGGAGGATCTCGAGAACTCGGTGAATGTGCTTGAGGAAATGATCAAGATCCCCGAGGTGCAGAACCGACTGAAGGTCACCGGCGGCAAGATGGAGGTCATGCTCGGCTACTCCGACTCCTCGAAGGACGCCGGCCCCACCTCCGCCACGCTGGCCCTGCACTCCGCGCAGGAACGCATCGCCCGCTGGGCCGAATCGCACGACATCGACCTGACGCTGTTCCACGGACGCGGCGGTGCCGTCGGCCGCGGCGGCGGTCCGGCCAACCGCGCGGTGCTCGCGCAGCCGGTCGGCTCGGTCAAGTGCCGTTTCAAGCTCACCGAACAGGGCGAGGTCATCTTCGCGCGCTACGGCAACCCGGTGCTGGCCATACGCCACGTCGAGTCGGTCGCGGCGGCCACGCTGCTGCAGTCCGCGCCGAGCGTGGAGAAGACGAACACCGAGATGACCGAGAAGTACGCGGATATGGCCGCGGCGCTCGACGAGGTCTCGCATGAGCGCTATCTCGACCTGCTCAACACCGAGGATTTCGCGCCGTGGTTCTCCACGGTCACGCCGCTGACCGAAATCGGCCTGTTGCCGATCGGCTCGCGTCCGGCGAAGCGCGGTCTGGGAGCCAAGTCGCTGGACGATCTGCGCACGATCCCATGGATCTTCGCGTGGGCGCAGGCCCGCGTGAACCTGGCCGCCTGGTACGGCCTGGGTTCGGCGTGCGAGCAGTTCGGCGATCTGGAGACGCTGCGTCAGGCGTACAAGGAGTGGCCGCTGTTCTCGACGTTCATCGACAATATCGAGATGTCGATCGCCAAGACGGACGAGCGCATCGCCAAGATGTACCTCGCGCTGGGCGACCGCGACGATCTGCGCGACAAGGTGCTGCATGAGATGAAGCTCACCCGCCAGTGGGTGCTGAAGATCGTGGGCGACGAGTGGCCGCTGCAGCACCGCCATGTGCTGGGCCAGGCGATTCGCATCCGCTCGCCGTACGTCGACGCGCTGTCCGTCACGCAGGTGCTGGCCTTGAAGTCGCTGCGTAAGAAGGTGGACAAGGAGGAGCTGAGCCAGAGCCAGCAGGCCGGGTTCATCTATCTGATCCTGTGCACCGTTTCGGGTGTGGCCGCCGGCCTGCAGAATACGGGGTGACGTTTGCGTAGGTGAATCGCGCCTGCGCGCGATTCACCCGCTGGGAAGCCCAGTGGGCTTCCCAGCCGCAAACGTAGCGAGGGTGATGCGCTTAAGGGGAGCAAAGCTCCCGCGCATCACCCTCGCAGCACAGCATGGCCGCGCACATCGCGCGGCCATTCCATTTCCCGCCGCGCGCAGCGCGCCACCCGCCAAACCCTTGTCACGTCAAACACTCCCGCCAGATTCCCTCTTCGTCAACGCACGACCGCTCCCACCTCTCCCACCCGTGCGACCTTTCCGAACATTTTATGTTCACCATCACCACCCACAAAACGCTGAAATTCCAACGAAACCACCCACGAAATCGAACATCTTTCCTGTTCGGAATCCTCGCACGGACGCCAATCCCCAGCCCACCCGTGCGACAGCGCTCCTGTCCGTAACGTCCACCCTACGCACCATACCGCCGGTCACGCCAATAGAACTCATAATCCCGCTCGCCGATCGGGCGCACCACCTCGCAGGGACTCCCATACGCGACCACATTCGCGGGGATGTCCTTGGTGACCAGACTGTGCGCGCCGATCACACTGTTGTCGCCGATGGTCACGCCGGGCAGTACGGTCACTCCCGCGCCGATCCATACGTTGCGGCCGATGACGACGGGCTCGGAATACTGCCCCAGCTTTTCGCGCAGATCGGGGCGGATCGGATGGCCGGTGGTCACCAGCGTGACGTTGGGGCCTATCATCGTGTGGTCGCCGATGGTGATGTCGGCGTCGTCGACCAGCGTGAGGTTGAAGTTCGCGTAGCAGTAATTACCCCAATGCGTGCCGCAACCCCAGTTGGCGTGGACGGGCGGTTCGAGGTAGGTGTCGTCGCCGATTTCGGCGAACAAGGCTTTCATCAGCGCCTGACGGCGTTCGGGATCGTCCGGCCGCGAGTTGTTGAAATCGTACAGCAGCTGCAGCTGCTCGCGCTGCGCCTCGGCCATGCCGGGGTAATCGCAGGAATACACGCCCGGCGTGCGCATAATGTCCAGGATCTCTTGCGGGACGGTCATCGTCGAAACTCCTTTGCGGGTCGGGGTCGCACGGGCACCGTTGCGCAACTCATCCGTGCGACCTTTTCAAACATCTCATGTTCACTATAACCATCCCACAAACGTTGGAATTTCAACGAAACACCACGAAAATCAAACATGGCCCATGTTCGGAAAAGTCGCACGCCCCACTCTCAGCCACCACCCCGTGCGCAGGCCTCATTGTGACAAATCGATCGCCAATCGGGCTCTATAACGTGACAAGCCACCTTCCAAAACGAATCTGTAATGTGACAATTCACCCCCGAAACCAGCTCTATTTGTTACATGGTCCTCTCTAAACGTTGGCATTTCAGCGATACTATTGCATCTAGCACACGTAAGGAGTCAGGTAATGATACGAATCGTTAAAGCCATCTGCATGGGGGAGGACGGGACCTTTCTCTGTCTCAACCCAAAGCGCAATGGACAAATATGCGCCTTCCCCGGAACAGAACGGCGTGACGACGAAAGCGATTACGACGCGCTTGAACGACTGCTGACGGGGTTCTTCGATAAAGAGTTAGCGGTCGGCTCAAAACTCTGCCGCACTGAATGCCGACACGACGGGCAGAAATACGTCATCGACTCATTCCTGTGTTACCCGGACAAACACGGTGAAACATTGCAGGACGGACGAGCCCTGGCATGGCTCAACACCAGCGAAATGGCCCAATACCAAGGGGATCCACACGATCAGAAAGCCATAGACAAAGTCACGTTTCCAACGTTCGGGAAAAGCATCTACAAGACCAAGAAAGCCGTGCATAACCATGCGCTCGATGCCGTGGGTATGAGGCTCGGCGAAATCGATGCGGACAACACAAAGAACCCCAACAACAAAGGCTATCCCGGAAACGTCGTCGAACAGGTTTGGTTCGAGCATCCTGCAGACAATATCTCCGCCCCCGATTTCCCG
Above is a window of Bifidobacterium eulemuris DNA encoding:
- a CDS encoding threonine/serine exporter family protein; the protein is MEDIERDWDKPVTEAGIAAKASVIVRVGMLDLSAGTGSFRVREMMHRIAYPLGVHVRADVNLTDIEAACTDGRDRITEVVDLPTTGVNTERIWLLEHFADWFNVNLGTGSMYHAKPDISEELVEHLDSPDARQSIMRAVEKDREAKRAQAERLAKEAADAAAESTKHGHKPPKGEYAEHFDYVSSPHDETSASHGITVRQAHERLDLIERRKPLYAPWFSGLASALACAAFVFLLGGGIYDMVGAFIGAGLGQWLRRRLFAHHLNQFFVTFVCVAVAALACTGVLRAIGWFVDPVALEHDTAYIGAMLFVIPGFPLITGGLDMAKIDFPSGIQRICYVLCIILMATLAGWAVALIVHLNPEGFEPLGLDPAVNCLLRFVAAFVGVWGFSVLFNSPQRMCFVAAFIGAITDTFRLEIVDMGMPAEGGAFLGALLAGLLASAWRSSVRRGWLPPHLGYPRICLTVPSIVIMVPGMYMYQAMFHLGQFDTQLALDWAFRAFMVIVCLPIGLAMARVITDKSWRYDI
- a CDS encoding phosphoenolpyruvate carboxylase; this translates as MSQSQEQSALTEASAATPHDEQQLPESLGNDMELCLSILREVLGEYDPQLLATFDQVREYAVEASAEHFGGMTDPHPDEDGLAKAVEVIDNMNLHDAQLLARAFATYFHLANLSEENYRVSVLHQREAEVNDSQAVDPVNEMTLAYHQLIGELGPAKAKELLDNLEFHPVFTAHPTEARRKAVEGKIRRIAQLLEVHKLLGGSDKKENYRRLFNEIDALFRTSPIALKKPTPVEEADTILDIFDNTLFHTIPQVYRRFDDWMLGDKAGLVPPACPAFFRPGSWIGSDRDGNPNVTAKVSRQVARKFSDHVIGALEEATRTVGKNLTMESETTPASQELKNLWSRQREMSERLTSRASVISTKETHRAVMLVMADRLHYTIERDADLMYHSCDEFLSDLRVVQRSLAEANAKRSAYGPLQDLIWQAETFGFHMVEMEFRQHSVVHARALDDIREHGLHGERGELQPMTHEVLDTFRALGAIQKRNGMKAARRYIISFTKSAQNVRDVYELNRLAFANPQDVPTLDVIPLFEQLEDLENSVNVLEEMIKIPEVQNRLKVTGGKMEVMLGYSDSSKDAGPTSATLALHSAQERIARWAESHDIDLTLFHGRGGAVGRGGGPANRAVLAQPVGSVKCRFKLTEQGEVIFARYGNPVLAIRHVESVAAATLLQSAPSVEKTNTEMTEKYADMAAALDEVSHERYLDLLNTEDFAPWFSTVTPLTEIGLLPIGSRPAKRGLGAKSLDDLRTIPWIFAWAQARVNLAAWYGLGSACEQFGDLETLRQAYKEWPLFSTFIDNIEMSIAKTDERIAKMYLALGDRDDLRDKVLHEMKLTRQWVLKIVGDEWPLQHRHVLGQAIRIRSPYVDALSVTQVLALKSLRKKVDKEELSQSQQAGFIYLILCTVSGVAAGLQNTG
- a CDS encoding sugar O-acetyltransferase; translation: MTVPQEILDIMRTPGVYSCDYPGMAEAQREQLQLLYDFNNSRPDDPERRQALMKALFAEIGDDTYLEPPVHANWGCGTHWGNYCYANFNLTLVDDADITIGDHTMIGPNVTLVTTGHPIRPDLREKLGQYSEPVVIGRNVWIGAGVTVLPGVTIGDNSVIGAHSLVTKDIPANVVAYGSPCEVVRPIGERDYEFYWRDRRYGA